A window from Prochlorococcus marinus CUG1435 encodes these proteins:
- a CDS encoding N-acetyl-gamma-glutamyl-phosphate reductase: MNVAIVGATGYGGIQAVNLLKKIKKYKISFLGGNKTSGSKWNDNFPFIYLDNDPYIEEISVDNISKNADVALLCLPNGLSSTLTRKLLDRGLKVIDLSADYRYKSLDEWKNVYSKEAAIYKRNDDDLCKEAVYGLPEINKEAISKGRLIACPGCYPTSALIPLVPYLSQGIIENEGIVIDSKSGTSGGGREPNQKLLLSECGEGLSAYGLINHRHTSEIEQVASIISGNKIELLFTPHLVPISRGMHSTIYGRLRDPGLTSDDCRILLDNYYRYFKNIKVLPVDTYPSTKWVKNTNQIFLSVKVDIRNGRIIILSAIDNLLKGQTGQAIQNLNIMSGFSMDEGLDLTNNYP; encoded by the coding sequence TTAAAAAATACAAAATTTCATTTTTAGGAGGAAATAAAACATCTGGATCAAAGTGGAATGATAATTTTCCTTTTATTTATCTAGATAATGATCCTTATATAGAAGAAATTTCCGTAGATAATATTTCAAAAAATGCAGATGTTGCTTTGCTTTGCTTACCAAATGGCTTATCTTCAACATTGACAAGGAAATTATTAGATCGAGGACTTAAAGTTATTGATTTATCTGCTGATTACAGATATAAGTCTTTAGATGAATGGAAAAATGTATATTCCAAAGAAGCTGCTATTTATAAAAGAAATGATGATGATTTATGTAAAGAGGCAGTCTACGGTCTTCCTGAAATAAATAAGGAAGCCATCTCAAAGGGAAGATTAATTGCCTGTCCAGGATGCTATCCAACATCTGCTCTTATTCCATTAGTTCCTTATCTATCGCAAGGAATTATTGAAAATGAAGGTATAGTGATTGATTCTAAAAGCGGAACCTCTGGAGGAGGTCGAGAACCAAACCAAAAGCTACTCTTATCAGAATGTGGTGAAGGCTTATCAGCATATGGATTGATAAACCATAGACATACTTCAGAGATCGAGCAAGTAGCATCTATAATTTCTGGAAATAAAATTGAACTGCTTTTTACACCTCATTTGGTTCCAATTTCAAGGGGTATGCATTCGACTATATATGGGAGATTAAGAGATCCAGGATTAACCTCTGATGATTGCAGAATTCTATTGGATAATTATTACAGATATTTCAAAAATATTAAAGTATTACCTGTAGATACATATCCTTCAACGAAATGGGTTAAAAATACAAACCAAATTTTCCTTTCTGTTAAAGTTGATATTCGAAATGGGAGGATTATTATATTATCTGCAATTGATAATTTGCTAAAAGGTCAAACTGGGCAAGCAATTCAAAATTTAAATATTATGAGTGGATTTTCAATGGATGAAGGTCTTGATTTAACTAATAATTACCCATAA
- a CDS encoding phosphoribosylglycinamide formyltransferase, with amino-acid sequence MDRSFNYIISPEISEFRRFSPKLKIGVLASGKGTNFQELINLSEKGELDIDIKVLITNKDEAGCIKRAEIKKIPHKIIRSKDFLQKEAFELEIVNTLIHYDVELVVMAGWMKIVTPFFINKFKNKIINIHPSLLPAYKGGSAIKDSILNGSKITGCSVHFVEEEVDSGSLIIQAALSIRDDDDIESLSKRIQMLEHKILPHSISKAGFLIRSNFMGNY; translated from the coding sequence TTGGATAGATCATTTAATTACATAATTTCGCCTGAGATATCTGAATTTAGACGATTTTCACCTAAATTAAAAATAGGTGTACTTGCATCTGGGAAAGGAACAAACTTTCAGGAATTAATTAATCTCTCAGAAAAAGGAGAATTAGATATAGATATAAAAGTTTTAATTACTAACAAAGATGAAGCCGGTTGTATAAAAAGAGCTGAAATTAAAAAAATACCTCACAAAATTATAAGAAGCAAAGACTTTCTACAAAAAGAAGCTTTTGAATTAGAAATTGTAAATACTTTAATTCATTACGATGTTGAACTTGTGGTTATGGCAGGCTGGATGAAAATTGTTACTCCATTTTTTATTAATAAATTTAAGAATAAGATAATAAATATTCACCCTTCATTACTACCTGCATATAAAGGTGGTTCTGCGATAAAGGACTCTATATTAAATGGTTCAAAAATAACTGGTTGTTCAGTACATTTTGTAGAAGAGGAGGTAGATAGTGGATCATTGATAATTCAAGCTGCATTGTCAATTAGGGATGATGATGATATTGAATCATTATCCAAAAGGATACAAATGCTTGAGCATAAAATTTTGCCTCACTCAATCTCTAAAGCTGGGTTTTTGATAAGAAGTAATTTTATGGGTAATTATTAG